In Aquimarina spinulae, a single window of DNA contains:
- a CDS encoding F0F1 ATP synthase subunit B, which yields MEKLINDFSFGLFFWQILIFVGLLLLLRKFAWKPILEAVNNREEGIKNALESAEEARKEMQNLQADNERILNEARAERDGMLKEARQLKENMISDAKSEAQAEADKIVAQAQATIASEKKAAIADLKNQVAGLSVEIAEKVVRKELSGKGKQLELVESMLEDVTLN from the coding sequence ATGGAGAAGTTAATAAATGATTTTTCGTTTGGTCTGTTTTTCTGGCAGATCTTAATCTTTGTAGGTTTACTATTATTATTAAGAAAATTTGCATGGAAGCCTATTTTAGAGGCTGTAAATAATCGTGAAGAAGGAATCAAAAATGCATTAGAATCTGCAGAAGAAGCAAGAAAAGAAATGCAAAACCTTCAGGCAGATAATGAGCGAATCTTAAATGAAGCGAGAGCAGAACGTGATGGGATGCTTAAAGAAGCCAGACAGCTTAAAGAAAATATGATCTCTGATGCAAAGTCTGAAGCACAAGCAGAAGCTGATAAAATTGTAGCACAAGCACAAGCTACTATCGCTAGCGAGAAAAAGGCAGCAATTGCAGATCTTAAGAATCAGGTAGCAGGACTTTCTGTAGAGATTGCAGAAAAAGTAGTAAGAAAAGAATTATCTGGCAAAGGGAAACAACTAGAATTAGTTGAATCTATGTTAGAGGACGTTACTTTAAATTAA
- the atpH gene encoding ATP synthase F1 subunit delta, with protein sequence MSRAAIRYAKAVLSLAQDKKTTEDVQKDMQSIIATISDSAELRMVLSSPLIKSEVKLASLREIFKSTGEITQKLFDVLIENKRVNLLDDVAKQYSILFDQLNNTQVAKVTTAVPLDKGLSAKVLAKIKELTGNEATIENVIDESIIGGFILRVGDLQYNASIANKLTNLRRELSN encoded by the coding sequence ATGAGTAGAGCAGCAATACGTTATGCTAAAGCAGTTTTGAGCCTGGCTCAAGATAAAAAAACTACTGAAGATGTTCAGAAGGATATGCAAAGTATTATCGCGACAATTAGCGATAGCGCCGAGCTCAGAATGGTGTTAAGTAGTCCATTGATCAAAAGTGAAGTAAAACTTGCTTCATTGCGTGAGATCTTTAAAAGTACTGGTGAGATTACACAAAAACTTTTTGATGTATTAATCGAGAATAAAAGAGTGAACTTGTTAGATGATGTAGCAAAGCAATATAGTATTTTGTTTGATCAGTTAAACAACACTCAGGTTGCAAAAGTAACTACCGCAGTACCACTGGATAAAGGATTAAGCGCTAAAGTTTTGGCCAAGATTAAAGAATTAACAGGTAACGAAGCTACTATAGAAAATGTAATCGATGAAAGTATTATCGGTGGATTTATTCTTAGAGTAGGTGATTTACAGTATAATGCAAGTATAGCAAATAAGCTTACAAACTTAAGAAGAGAATTAAGCAATTAA
- the atpA gene encoding F0F1 ATP synthase subunit alpha produces MAEVNPAEVSAILKQQLSGFEASASLEEVGTVLQIGDGIARVYGLSNAQYGELVQFESGLEGIVLNLEEDNVGVVLLGSSTEVKEGATVKRTQRIASINVGEGIVGRVVDTLGNPIDGKGAIEGETFEMPLERKAPGVVFRQPVNEPLQTGIKSIDAMVPVGRGQRELVIGDRQTGKTTVCIDTILNQKEFYDAGEPVYCIYVAIGQKASTVALIAKVLEDKGAMAYTTIVAANASDPAPMQVYAPFAGAAIGEYFRDTGRPALIIYDDLSKQAVAYREVSLLLRRPPGREAYPGDVFYLHSRLLERSAKVIADDTIAKDMNDLPDSLKDKVKGGGSLTALPIIETQAGDVSAYIPTNVISITDGQIFLTSDLFNSGVRPAINVGISVSRVGGSAQIKSMKKVAGTLKLDQAQFRELEAFAKFGSDLDAATLNVIEKGKRNVEILKQAQNDPYTVEDQIAIIYAGSKNLLRDVPVNKIKEFESDYIEYLNAKHRDTLDTLKAGKLTDEVIDVLMAACKEISAKYKN; encoded by the coding sequence ATGGCAGAAGTGAATCCTGCTGAAGTATCAGCAATATTAAAACAACAATTATCTGGATTTGAAGCATCAGCTTCATTAGAAGAGGTAGGAACGGTATTACAAATAGGTGATGGTATCGCCAGAGTATACGGATTGTCTAATGCTCAATATGGAGAATTAGTACAGTTTGAATCTGGTTTAGAAGGTATCGTACTTAACTTAGAAGAAGATAATGTTGGGGTAGTACTTTTAGGTTCTTCAACTGAAGTTAAAGAAGGTGCAACTGTAAAACGTACACAACGTATCGCATCTATTAACGTTGGAGAAGGAATTGTAGGTCGTGTAGTGGATACATTAGGTAACCCTATCGATGGTAAAGGTGCGATCGAAGGTGAAACTTTCGAAATGCCATTAGAACGTAAAGCTCCTGGAGTAGTTTTTCGTCAACCAGTAAATGAACCTCTTCAGACAGGGATCAAGTCTATCGATGCGATGGTACCAGTAGGACGAGGACAGCGTGAATTAGTAATTGGTGACCGTCAGACAGGAAAAACAACAGTATGTATCGATACTATTCTTAATCAAAAAGAATTTTATGATGCTGGTGAACCAGTATATTGTATATATGTAGCTATAGGGCAAAAAGCATCTACAGTAGCATTAATTGCTAAAGTACTAGAAGATAAAGGTGCAATGGCATATACTACTATCGTAGCGGCTAATGCATCAGATCCTGCTCCAATGCAGGTATATGCTCCATTTGCTGGTGCTGCGATCGGAGAATATTTCCGTGATACAGGACGTCCTGCTTTAATTATCTATGATGATTTATCTAAACAGGCAGTAGCATACCGTGAAGTATCTTTATTATTACGTCGCCCACCAGGTCGTGAGGCGTATCCTGGAGATGTTTTCTATCTTCACTCTAGATTATTAGAGCGTTCTGCAAAAGTAATTGCAGATGATACTATTGCTAAAGATATGAATGACCTTCCTGATTCTTTAAAAGATAAAGTAAAGGGTGGTGGATCATTAACAGCATTACCAATTATCGAAACGCAAGCAGGTGATGTATCTGCGTATATCCCTACAAACGTAATTTCGATTACAGATGGTCAGATATTCTTAACATCAGATTTATTTAATTCTGGTGTACGTCCGGCAATTAATGTAGGTATCTCTGTATCTCGTGTTGGAGGATCTGCACAGATTAAATCAATGAAAAAAGTAGCAGGTACACTAAAATTAGATCAAGCACAGTTTCGTGAATTAGAAGCGTTTGCTAAGTTCGGATCTGACCTTGATGCGGCTACCTTAAACGTAATCGAAAAAGGAAAGCGTAACGTAGAGATTCTTAAGCAAGCACAAAATGATCCATATACCGTAGAAGATCAGATTGCAATCATCTATGCAGGTTCTAAAAACCTATTAAGAGATGTGCCTGTAAATAAAATAAAAGAATTTGAAAGTGATTATATAGAATATCTTAATGCTAAGCATAGAGATACACTAGATACTTTAAAAGCAGGAAAATTAACAGACGAGGTAATCGATGTATTAATGGCGGCTTGTAAAGAAATTTCAGCGAAATATAAAAACTAG
- the atpG gene encoding ATP synthase F1 subunit gamma produces the protein MANLKELRSRITSVSSTMQITSAMKMVSAAKLNKAQMAITAMRPYADKLTELLQNLSASLEGDSASAYAEEREVKKVLVVAIASNRGLAGAFNSNIVKGVRELYQNEYAGKQVDFVTIGKKVNDVVSKTHTVVANRSSVYDDLTFANVSDIAEELMELFSNGSCDKIVIVYNKFRNAASQDVTTEQFLPIVPIESDKNVNLDYIFEPSKEEIVEQLIPKSLKTQLYKAIRDSFASEHGARMTAMHKATDNATELRDALKLSYNKARQASITNEILEIVGGAEALNN, from the coding sequence ATGGCAAATTTAAAAGAATTACGTAGTAGAATTACCTCTGTATCTTCAACGATGCAAATTACCAGTGCCATGAAAATGGTGTCTGCAGCAAAGTTGAATAAGGCACAGATGGCGATTACTGCAATGCGTCCTTATGCAGATAAACTTACCGAGCTATTGCAAAACTTGAGCGCTTCACTAGAAGGAGATAGCGCAAGTGCATATGCAGAAGAACGTGAAGTGAAAAAAGTATTAGTAGTGGCAATTGCTTCTAATCGTGGTTTAGCAGGTGCTTTTAACTCTAATATTGTTAAAGGGGTAAGAGAGCTATATCAAAATGAATATGCAGGTAAGCAAGTAGATTTTGTTACCATAGGTAAAAAAGTCAATGATGTTGTTTCAAAAACACATACAGTAGTTGCAAATAGAAGCTCGGTGTATGATGATCTTACTTTTGCTAATGTTTCAGATATTGCAGAAGAACTAATGGAGTTATTCAGTAATGGTTCTTGTGATAAGATCGTTATTGTCTATAATAAATTTAGAAATGCAGCTTCTCAGGATGTTACTACAGAGCAATTCTTGCCTATTGTACCTATAGAAAGTGATAAGAATGTAAATCTAGATTATATCTTCGAACCTTCTAAGGAAGAGATTGTAGAGCAATTAATCCCTAAATCACTTAAAACACAATTGTATAAAGCAATACGAGACTCATTTGCATCAGAACATGGAGCACGTATGACAGCGATGCATAAAGCAACAGATAATGCTACAGAGCTTAGAGACGCACTTAAATTATCATACAATAAAGCAAGACAAGCTTCTATTACTAATGAAATCTTAGAGATTGTTGGTGGTGCCGAAGCTTTAAATAACTAA
- a CDS encoding hydrolase/aminopeptidase yields MKKVITLLVCTILMLGSCADTKKEKKELKKETSLPKYEEEPHSFAQPNKAAIKHLDLDIDVDFEKEIISGSATYQIENNNASEIILDVKFLEIENVQTDGVDTKFVLGRFDEYLGQPLKIDIQNTTKTITIQYKTTNKTEALQWLSPQQTADKTHPFLFTQGQAILTRTWIPIQDSPQIRITYNATVSVPSDLMAVMSAENPKEKTENGEYQFRMKQPISPYLIALAVGDIEYKAISDRTGVYAEKSMVDAVHNEFSDMEKMVVAAEKLYGKYAWEQFDVIVLPPSFPFGGMENPRLTFATPTLIAGDKSLTSVIAHELAHSWSGNLVTNSTWDDFWLNEGFTVYFETRIMEELYGVDRANMLALISRQSLNDEIEGFKSTPDETKLKLNLKGRNPDDGMNSIAYEKGYLFLRTLEETVGREKFDKFLNNYFQTHAFSTISTEKFIVFLNENLLSKENIKFNADEWVYKAGVPNNEAVAKSDKFDKVLEALTQFIANNKVDVKITENWTTQEWVYFVRNFPKDINKKHLAMFDKAFDLTNATNSYIAMVWYEQSINHDYHGNHVDKKIEDFLITVGRRWYVSTIFKAYQRNNKTKEALLIYEKARPNYHSVTVNTIDDILGVKS; encoded by the coding sequence ATGAAAAAAGTAATTACTTTATTGGTGTGTACAATACTAATGTTAGGAAGTTGTGCCGATACTAAAAAAGAAAAAAAAGAATTGAAAAAGGAAACTTCTTTGCCTAAGTATGAAGAAGAACCACATTCTTTCGCGCAGCCAAATAAAGCTGCAATAAAACATTTGGATTTAGATATAGATGTTGATTTTGAAAAAGAAATCATTAGCGGAAGTGCTACTTATCAAATAGAAAACAATAACGCTTCAGAAATCATTTTGGATGTTAAATTTTTGGAAATTGAAAATGTACAGACAGACGGAGTGGATACCAAGTTTGTATTAGGAAGATTTGATGAATACCTAGGGCAACCACTAAAAATTGATATTCAAAACACCACAAAAACAATAACAATTCAATATAAAACCACGAATAAGACTGAAGCATTACAATGGTTAAGTCCACAACAAACTGCCGATAAAACACATCCATTCTTATTTACGCAGGGACAAGCAATATTAACTAGAACCTGGATTCCTATACAGGATAGTCCACAGATAAGAATAACGTATAATGCTACAGTAAGTGTTCCATCAGACCTGATGGCAGTAATGAGTGCAGAAAACCCAAAAGAGAAAACAGAGAATGGAGAGTATCAATTTAGAATGAAACAACCTATCTCTCCGTATCTCATTGCACTAGCAGTTGGAGATATTGAGTATAAGGCGATTAGTGACAGAACTGGAGTCTATGCTGAGAAATCTATGGTAGATGCTGTTCATAATGAGTTTTCGGATATGGAAAAAATGGTTGTTGCGGCCGAAAAATTGTATGGAAAATATGCCTGGGAGCAATTTGATGTGATTGTATTACCACCAAGTTTTCCTTTTGGAGGAATGGAAAATCCACGTTTGACTTTTGCTACCCCTACACTAATAGCAGGAGATAAAAGTTTAACATCTGTTATAGCACATGAATTGGCACACTCCTGGTCGGGGAATTTGGTTACGAATTCAACCTGGGATGATTTTTGGCTTAATGAAGGGTTTACGGTTTATTTTGAAACCCGTATAATGGAAGAATTGTATGGAGTAGACAGGGCAAATATGTTAGCATTAATTAGTAGACAAAGTTTGAATGATGAAATAGAAGGTTTTAAATCAACACCGGATGAAACTAAATTAAAACTGAACTTAAAAGGGCGAAATCCTGATGATGGTATGAATAGTATTGCCTATGAGAAAGGGTACTTATTTTTAAGAACATTAGAAGAAACAGTAGGGCGTGAAAAATTTGATAAATTCCTTAACAATTACTTTCAAACACATGCCTTCTCTACTATAAGTACAGAGAAATTCATTGTTTTTTTGAATGAAAATTTATTGAGTAAAGAGAATATTAAATTTAATGCTGATGAGTGGGTTTATAAAGCAGGTGTTCCGAATAATGAAGCGGTTGCAAAATCAGACAAATTTGATAAAGTCTTAGAAGCGTTAACACAATTTATCGCAAATAATAAAGTAGATGTAAAAATTACCGAAAATTGGACAACTCAGGAATGGGTATATTTTGTTCGCAATTTTCCAAAAGATATAAATAAAAAGCATTTAGCCATGTTTGATAAAGCTTTTGATCTAACGAATGCTACCAATTCTTATATTGCAATGGTTTGGTACGAACAATCCATAAATCATGATTACCATGGTAATCATGTAGATAAAAAAATTGAAGATTTTCTTATTACTGTAGGACGTCGTTGGTATGTTTCTACTATTTTTAAAGCGTATCAACGAAACAATAAAACAAAAGAAGCATTACTTATTTATGAGAAAGCTCGACCAAACTATCATTCTGTCACTGTAAATACTATTGATGATATTTTAGGTGTTAAGAGTTAG
- a CDS encoding oligosaccharide flippase family protein — protein sequence MSIFQKLFKQTFIYGLATVLPRMLSFLLVPLYTDLLPTGEYGKISIIFSYFVLFNVILAYGMETAFFRFFNKESDKDAVVSTSAISLVISSFCFFVLALLFRNQIAILTDIRVDYITLVIWILLLDALVIIPFAWLRANEKPMRYSLIKILNVIVNLGLNVFLLLYLKTVSKDFSILKSITIENYEINYIFVSNLIASGLTLVLLAPFYSKIKYRFNRVLWKKMMNYAFPILIAGVAYSINETFDRILLDYLLPEDVADHLVGVYSACYKLALFMTLFATAFRLGIEPFFFNYSENKNAPETYARITKYFVAFGAVILLGVVVFVHLLKGFIIRDQAYWEAVKIVPIILLANLCLGIYHNLSVWYKITDRTKFGAYISVIGAIITLVLNFIMIPKYSYLGSAIATLAAYGSMMMLSWYYGKKYYPIPYNLKKIGMYLALSITFSILSFYVFDSNYIISIPLLLGFLVILYASEKKELKQILKR from the coding sequence TTGAGCATATTTCAAAAACTCTTTAAGCAAACTTTTATCTATGGGCTGGCAACAGTGCTTCCGCGCATGTTGTCTTTTCTTTTAGTCCCTCTGTATACAGATCTGTTGCCAACAGGAGAATACGGTAAGATTTCTATTATATTTTCGTATTTCGTGTTATTCAATGTTATACTGGCTTATGGTATGGAAACCGCTTTTTTTAGGTTTTTTAATAAAGAATCTGATAAAGATGCAGTAGTAAGTACATCTGCAATATCTTTGGTGATCTCATCATTTTGCTTTTTTGTTTTAGCCTTGCTATTTAGAAACCAAATAGCAATACTTACCGATATAAGAGTTGATTACATTACTTTAGTAATTTGGATTCTTTTATTAGATGCTTTAGTAATTATCCCTTTTGCATGGCTAAGAGCAAATGAAAAGCCAATGCGCTATTCATTGATTAAAATTCTAAATGTAATCGTTAATCTGGGGCTGAATGTCTTTCTCTTACTGTACTTAAAAACAGTATCAAAAGATTTTTCGATACTAAAGAGTATCACAATAGAGAATTATGAGATCAATTATATCTTCGTTTCTAATTTGATCGCGAGTGGATTAACATTAGTATTATTGGCTCCTTTCTATAGTAAGATTAAGTATCGTTTTAACCGAGTGCTTTGGAAAAAAATGATGAACTACGCTTTTCCGATTCTTATAGCAGGAGTTGCATACTCTATTAATGAAACGTTTGATAGAATTTTGTTGGATTACCTGTTGCCAGAAGATGTAGCTGATCATTTAGTTGGGGTATATTCTGCTTGTTATAAACTGGCATTGTTTATGACTTTGTTTGCTACAGCTTTTAGATTAGGAATAGAACCATTTTTCTTTAACTACTCCGAAAATAAGAATGCTCCCGAAACCTATGCCAGAATTACTAAATACTTTGTGGCTTTTGGAGCGGTTATTTTGCTTGGGGTGGTCGTTTTTGTACATTTATTAAAAGGCTTCATCATAAGAGATCAGGCATATTGGGAGGCCGTTAAAATTGTTCCGATAATTTTATTAGCCAATCTCTGCCTTGGGATATATCATAACCTTTCTGTATGGTATAAAATTACCGATAGAACTAAGTTTGGAGCTTATATTTCTGTAATAGGGGCTATAATTACATTAGTATTAAACTTTATTATGATACCAAAATATAGCTATCTTGGATCAGCTATAGCAACACTAGCAGCTTATGGATCTATGATGATGTTATCATGGTATTATGGTAAAAAATATTATCCTATTCCTTATAATCTTAAAAAGATAGGAATGTACCTTGCTCTATCTATTACCTTTTCAATTTTATCATTTTATGTTTTTGATAGTAATTATATAATTTCTATCCCATTGTTACTTGGGTTTTTAGTAATTTTGTACGCCTCAGAAAAGAAAGAATTAAAACAAATTTTAAAAAGATAG
- the dut gene encoding dUTP diphosphatase has translation MQIKIINQSSHDLPHYETIASAGMDLRAHITESITLKPLERTIVKTGLFIELPVGYEAQVRPRSGLAAKKGVTVLNAPGTIDADYRGEIGVILVNLSNEDFTIQNGERVAQMVIAKHERAEWIEVTELSETTRGEGGFGSTGVK, from the coding sequence ATGCAGATAAAAATAATTAATCAATCATCTCACGATCTACCTCATTACGAAACTATTGCTTCGGCAGGAATGGATCTAAGAGCACATATAACAGAATCAATAACGCTAAAACCACTAGAGCGTACAATTGTAAAAACCGGATTGTTTATAGAATTACCGGTTGGGTATGAAGCACAAGTACGTCCACGTAGTGGATTAGCAGCCAAAAAAGGGGTTACAGTACTTAATGCACCAGGAACAATCGATGCAGATTACCGGGGAGAGATTGGGGTGATTCTAGTAAATCTGTCGAATGAAGATTTTACTATTCAGAATGGAGAACGAGTAGCCCAAATGGTAATTGCAAAACACGAACGAGCAGAATGGATCGAGGTAACAGAATTATCAGAAACCACTAGAGGAGAAGGAGGATTTGGAAGTACAGGAGTTAAATAA
- a CDS encoding sugar phosphate nucleotidyltransferase has product MKIIVPMAGRGSRLRPHTLTVPKPLIPVAGKPIVHRLVSDIAKVLGEPVEEIAFVLGDPAFFGDDVVESLTTLAESLGAKASIYRQDQPLGTGHAIMCAKESLSGPAVIAYADTLIRADFNLDKNADSVIWVKQVDQPEAYGVVKLNDNNEIVELVEKPKEFVSDLAVIGIYYFKDVAVLKNELQYVLDNNIINGGEYQINDGIKRMMSNGKVFVTGQVDEWMDCGNKNVTVETNTRMLGFLQKDGEHLVSNEVTQENSTVIAPCYLGEGVTLKNATIGPNVSIGKGCTIENAIIKNSLIQTKTVIKNANLDNAMIGNNAVYDGNFTTVSIGDYSVLE; this is encoded by the coding sequence ATGAAAATTATAGTACCAATGGCAGGAAGAGGGTCAAGACTAAGACCTCATACGCTCACAGTTCCTAAACCATTAATTCCGGTTGCTGGAAAACCAATAGTACACCGATTAGTATCTGATATTGCTAAAGTTTTAGGAGAACCAGTTGAGGAAATAGCCTTTGTATTAGGTGATCCTGCTTTTTTTGGAGATGATGTAGTAGAAAGTTTAACAACATTGGCAGAAAGCCTGGGAGCAAAAGCATCTATTTATAGGCAAGATCAACCCTTGGGAACAGGACACGCTATTATGTGTGCCAAAGAATCTTTGTCAGGACCTGCAGTAATTGCTTATGCAGATACACTAATTAGAGCAGATTTTAACCTCGATAAAAATGCAGACTCTGTAATTTGGGTAAAACAAGTAGACCAACCAGAAGCTTATGGTGTCGTAAAACTAAACGATAATAACGAGATTGTAGAATTAGTAGAAAAGCCTAAAGAATTTGTGTCCGACCTGGCAGTAATAGGTATATACTATTTTAAAGATGTGGCAGTTCTTAAAAACGAATTGCAGTATGTTCTGGATAATAACATTATTAATGGGGGAGAATATCAAATTAACGATGGAATTAAAAGAATGATGAGTAATGGAAAAGTATTTGTAACCGGACAGGTAGATGAATGGATGGACTGCGGAAACAAAAATGTGACCGTAGAAACAAATACAAGAATGCTGGGGTTTTTACAAAAAGATGGAGAACATTTGGTTAGTAATGAAGTTACACAAGAAAACTCAACTGTTATCGCTCCATGCTATTTGGGTGAAGGAGTAACGTTAAAAAATGCTACCATTGGGCCCAATGTTTCGATAGGAAAAGGATGTACAATCGAGAATGCAATAATCAAAAATAGTCTGATTCAGACCAAAACTGTCATAAAAAATGCTAACTTGGACAATGCTATGATTGGAAACAATGCTGTTTATGATGGAAACTTCACTACAGTTAGTATTGGAGACTATTCTGTTTTGGAATAA
- a CDS encoding tetratricopeptide repeat protein, whose amino-acid sequence MINYWKHICLLFLFFWSGSAMILSQDIEPKQEINIDDLGNVSDEFQENFFEALKQKAITNYDKAIEALEKCIKIDPKPDFLYLELGKNYLELKRYQDAEDNFVKVLDAKPNNRFILELLFEVYFQQRKYQESIGVVEKLVAFNPMFKEQLANLYFLEKRYEEALIVIDELDDEFGADDYRNRLRKRISSKIINPNGQISRLEKKIKEKPKVEQNYLNLIYLYSKDNQKEKAFETAKLLLKKKPKSEFVHLALYKFYLEENNFEQAISSMKIALKSNKIDVESKYKVINDFLPFLDKNPQYESQLTDIVSLLSNGQNNGKVFTELGHYYYKKDKKEQALNFYERGIKSNANDFVLLKRILLLQLDLKRYEKVEIGSELALEMYPAQPIFYLANGVALIRLEKAAEAIEILTIGIDYVIDDLKMESDFYQQISEAYRNLGDTTKASEYQQKVNQLQKKS is encoded by the coding sequence ATGATTAACTATTGGAAACATATATGTCTTTTATTTCTATTCTTTTGGAGTGGGAGTGCTATGATTCTATCTCAGGATATAGAGCCTAAACAAGAGATAAATATCGACGATCTGGGAAATGTTTCTGACGAATTTCAAGAGAATTTTTTTGAGGCGCTAAAACAAAAAGCAATTACCAATTACGATAAGGCAATTGAAGCCTTAGAGAAATGTATAAAAATTGACCCTAAACCCGATTTTTTATATTTAGAATTAGGGAAGAATTATTTAGAGCTAAAACGATATCAGGATGCAGAAGATAATTTCGTAAAAGTATTAGATGCTAAACCCAATAACAGGTTTATCCTCGAGCTTTTGTTCGAAGTTTATTTTCAACAACGAAAATACCAAGAATCAATAGGTGTAGTAGAAAAGTTAGTTGCATTCAACCCTATGTTCAAGGAACAGTTGGCAAATTTGTACTTTCTAGAAAAACGATATGAAGAAGCATTAATCGTTATTGATGAATTAGATGACGAATTTGGAGCCGATGATTATCGCAATAGGTTACGAAAAAGGATCTCCTCAAAAATTATTAATCCCAATGGTCAAATTAGTAGACTAGAAAAAAAAATAAAAGAAAAACCTAAGGTAGAGCAAAATTATTTAAACCTGATTTACCTGTATAGTAAGGATAATCAAAAAGAAAAAGCGTTTGAAACGGCTAAATTACTATTAAAGAAAAAGCCAAAATCAGAATTCGTACATCTGGCACTATATAAATTTTATCTTGAAGAAAATAATTTTGAACAAGCTATTAGTTCGATGAAGATTGCTTTAAAAAGTAATAAAATAGATGTCGAATCAAAATATAAAGTGATTAACGATTTTTTACCATTTCTAGATAAGAATCCTCAATACGAATCTCAATTAACAGATATTGTTTCGTTGCTCTCTAATGGTCAGAATAATGGAAAAGTCTTTACAGAATTAGGCCATTATTATTATAAAAAAGACAAAAAAGAGCAAGCACTCAATTTTTATGAACGAGGAATAAAAAGCAATGCCAATGACTTTGTATTGCTAAAAAGAATATTACTATTACAACTAGACTTAAAGCGATATGAAAAAGTAGAAATAGGAAGCGAATTAGCTTTAGAAATGTATCCTGCACAACCTATTTTCTATTTGGCCAATGGTGTAGCATTGATTCGTCTCGAAAAAGCGGCAGAAGCTATCGAGATTCTTACTATAGGTATAGATTACGTGATAGATGATCTAAAGATGGAATCAGACTTTTACCAACAAATAAGTGAGGCATATCGCAACTTGGGAGATACTACAAAAGCTTCAGAATATCAACAAAAAGTAAATCAACTTCAGAAAAAATCATAA
- a CDS encoding DUF4292 domain-containing protein yields the protein MNRIFYLLCIAMMMLNSCKGTKAVSASGIKKLNAEKIIANHYNRSFNFKTLNTRIKVRYDDGKQSYSPNATLRIEKDKTIWISVKMLGITLAKALITPEKVSYYEKINNTYFEGDFKLLSDWLGTDLDYNKVQQMLLGQALFNLRNDKYKSSITGKAYQLRPKTELALFERLFLIHPDTFKMYSQRLKQPIENRDLTINYRSYQKVGNQDFPKEIYIEALQEEEKTMIEIDYKTVDYNAKVSFPFKIPSGYKQVTIQ from the coding sequence ATGAACAGAATATTTTATCTATTGTGCATTGCTATGATGATGCTTAATTCTTGTAAGGGAACCAAAGCAGTAAGTGCGTCGGGAATCAAAAAACTAAATGCAGAAAAGATAATTGCAAATCACTACAATCGATCTTTTAATTTTAAAACACTTAATACTCGTATAAAAGTAAGATATGATGATGGCAAACAATCTTATAGTCCTAATGCTACACTGCGAATAGAAAAAGATAAAACTATTTGGATTAGTGTAAAGATGTTGGGTATTACGTTGGCAAAGGCACTCATTACGCCAGAAAAAGTAAGCTACTACGAGAAAATCAATAACACCTATTTTGAAGGAGATTTTAAATTGCTAAGCGATTGGTTGGGCACAGATCTGGATTATAATAAAGTACAGCAGATGCTTTTAGGACAAGCGTTATTTAATTTAAGAAACGATAAATATAAATCTTCAATAACAGGAAAAGCGTATCAATTACGACCTAAGACAGAATTAGCACTTTTTGAACGATTGTTTTTAATACACCCGGATACCTTCAAAATGTACTCGCAAAGATTAAAACAACCTATCGAAAATAGAGATCTAACGATTAATTATCGAAGCTATCAAAAAGTAGGAAATCAGGATTTTCCGAAAGAAATCTATATCGAAGCATTGCAGGAAGAAGAAAAAACCATGATTGAGATAGATTATAAAACGGTAGATTACAATGCTAAGGTGAGTTTTCCGTTTAAAATACCATCAGGGTATAAGCAAGTCACTATTCAATGA